The following is a genomic window from Synechococcus sp. JA-2-3B'a(2-13).
TGGCTTCGTAGTCGTAGAAGTCGCCTTGGGCGGGGATGATCTCAATGGCCGGAAGAACTTGGCCGGACAAGATCGAGAGGGTGATCTCCTTTCCGGGAACATAGCGCTCCAGAAAAATCCGCGACGAGACCGAGCGGGCCAACTCCAGCCCCTGAGCAAATGACCTCTCATCCCGGACAATGCTGATGCCCACCGTCGAGCCGTTGTTGCTGGGCTTAATCACCAGTGGGGATCCCAACTCTGCCGCACAGTCGGCCCAAGTGAGGGGGTTTTGGTCATCCCAAACCTGCCAATCGGGGGTAGGGATCCCCGCGGCGCGAAAGATCTGCTTGGAGACCAGCTTATCCATGGCCAGAGCACTGGCCAGCGGCCCGGATCCCTGGTAGGGCAGGCCCAGCCAGTCCAGCATTCCCTGTACCACCCCATCCTCGCCACCAGGGCCATGCAAGGCAATCCAAACGAAGTCGCAGCCGGCTTGCCGTTCCTGCCAAAGGCGCAGAGGCAGATCCTCATCTGGGTCGATTACCTTGACCCGATGGCCCAGGTCCTCCAAAGCCCGTTTGCAGGCTTTACCCGTTACCCAAGAGACTTGACGTTCTGCCGAACGCCCCCCCGCCAAGACAACAATGTTCATGGCCTAACCCCAAAGCACTCCCCACCCTCAACAACCGGCACCAAGATACCAGCATACCTTCACCCTACCCTACGAAGGGGGCCGTCGGCGGCGCAAGAACTCGGGAATATCTAAGCCTCCAGACATCGGCGGCTCAGGCTCCGGAGGCTGTCGAGGCGGCAGCCCAGAGCCCGTGGGAGTGGGCTTGGGAACCCCCGACCTGTTGGAGGCAGAAACTTTGGTTGCAGCAGGGATGGCGGCTGGACGGGCTTTCTCTTGGAAACCGGTGGCGATGACCGTGATGCGCACTTCCCCCTGCATGCGCTCGTCTTGGACGGTGCCGAAGATGATGTTGGCCTCGGGATCCACTGCCTCGGCGATGATCTCGGCAGCCACCGTGACCTCATGCAAGGACAAATCCGGCCCACCGGTAATGTTGAAGAGGACACCTTTAGCCCCTTCGATGGAGGTTTCCAAAAGCGGCGAAGATACAGCGGTAATGGCGGCTTCGCGGGCGCGGGACTTGCCGGATCCCATGCCAATCCCCATCAAGGCAGAGCCGGCATCGGCCATCACGCTGCGCACATCGGCAAAATCCACGTTGATCATGCCGGGAATGAGAATGATATCCGAGATGCCCTGCACCCCCTGCCGCAGCACATCATCAGCAACGCGAAAAGCCTCTTGGACAGGGGTTTGCTCGGAGATCACCGAAAGCAACTTGTCATTGGGAATTACAATCAGGGTATCAACTGCCTCCCGCAGCGCTTGGATCCCTTCCTCGGCCTGCTTGCTGCGGCGTTTGCCCTCAAAGGAAAAAGGCCGTGTCACCACTCCCACCGTCAGGGCACCACTGGCTTTGGCAATTTGGGCGATGACGGGTGCTCCACCCGTGCCCGTGCCTCCCCCCATGCCGGCGGCAATGAAGACCAGATCTGCCCCTTTGATGGCTGCCGATATTTCTTCGCTGGATTCC
Proteins encoded in this region:
- a CDS encoding D-alanine--D-alanine ligase family protein codes for the protein MNIVVLAGGRSAERQVSWVTGKACKRALEDLGHRVKVIDPDEDLPLRLWQERQAGCDFVWIALHGPGGEDGVVQGMLDWLGLPYQGSGPLASALAMDKLVSKQIFRAAGIPTPDWQVWDDQNPLTWADCAAELGSPLVIKPSNNGSTVGISIVRDERSFAQGLELARSVSSRIFLERYVPGKEITLSILSGQVLPAIEIIPAQGDFYDYEAKYAPGGSRHLIPCSLSPAGLARCEAAGLKAYQALGCEGLARVDLRVDPEENPWVLEVNTLPGMTPTSLCPDAAAALGWTFTELVERMLQDALQKAQLTGSRHPQSSSATLGNAP
- the ftsZ gene encoding cell division protein FtsZ, with the protein product MPSNAAKIKVVGVGGGGGNAVSRMAASNLVGVEFWSVNTDAQALAQSSTVNRLQIGQKLTRGLGAGGNPAIGQKAAEESSEEISAAIKGADLVFIAAGMGGGTGTGGAPVIAQIAKASGALTVGVVTRPFSFEGKRRSKQAEEGIQALREAVDTLIVIPNDKLLSVISEQTPVQEAFRVADDVLRQGVQGISDIILIPGMINVDFADVRSVMADAGSALMGIGMGSGKSRAREAAITAVSSPLLETSIEGAKGVLFNITGGPDLSLHEVTVAAEIIAEAVDPEANIIFGTVQDERMQGEVRITVIATGFQEKARPAAIPAATKVSASNRSGVPKPTPTGSGLPPRQPPEPEPPMSGGLDIPEFLRRRRPPS